ACCTGGACGATCGGGACCGAAGCCATGAAGACCCTGCTGCGGGAAAACGGCATAGCCACCGATTCCTCCGAACCCGATTATGTGGTTCTCGGATACGACACCGAGCTGACCTACCCGAAGATCCGTCAAGGCGCCCTGTTTTTAATCCGGGGGGTTCCTCTGCTGGCCACGCACCCGGACATGGTCTGCCCCACCCCCGACGGGCCCGTGCCCGACATCGGTTCCATGATGGCGCTGTTAAAAGCCGCCACCGGGGCCGAACCTGCAAAGGTGTTCGGAAAACCCAACCCGGAGATGCTCTCGCCGACGCTGTGCAGGCTGGGCATCACCCCGCAAGAAGCGGTCGTCGTCGGCGATCGCCTCTATACGGATATGGCGCTGGCCCGAAACGCCGGTTGCCGGGCGGTTCTCGTGCTCAGCGGGGAGACGACGAGAAGCCGGGCGGAAAACCTCCCCTGCCCCGCCCTGATCGTAGCAAGCGTGGCGGAACTCGCCTGAGCGGAACTTCTCATGGGAAGATTCCCGAAAAAGCTTCTGACGTTTCTGCGCATCTGCGCCGTTTCCATCTTCGGATGGGCGATCCTCGTTCCGCTTTCCCGGCTGTTCCCCAAAAAAAGAGGGTCGGTTCTTTTCATCGAACAGGCCCCGGGTTTGTTCGCCGACAACTGCAAATACCTGTTCCTCCACCATGCCCGCACCAGGGAAGGCGGCGTCTTTCTCACCCGGGATGCGCAAACCGCCGATCTGCTCCGTAACGTTTCTCTTCCCGTCATCAGGGGAAGGTCCCTGCGGGCCTGGGGCGCTTTGTTGCGCGCCGAAACCGTGGTGGTGGACGGTTTCAGTCTCAGAACCGGTATCAGGTTTTTCATTGCCTACGGCAGCCGTAAAATTCAACTCTGGCATGGGTTTCCGCTGAAAAAGATCAACCTGCAGCGTTATCCCTCGCCCCACTCGCTCCCGGCCCGGACCGCCCTGGCCTTCTGGACTTTCGCCGGGCGTTTTCCGCTTTACGACCTGCTCCTTTCCACCTCCTCGTTCTGCACGGAACGGGCTTTGGCCGGGGCGTTCCGGGCCCGCTCGGTCACCGACGCCGGGTACCCCCGGAACGACGTCCTTTTCCGCTCGCCAACGGCGGAAGATCTTCTGGGAACGGACGCTGCGGCCATGGCCACCCTGGGACGACTGAAGGAGCAAGGAAAGTACCTGATTCTGTACGCTCCGACCTTTCGGGACAGCGGCGGGGACGCGGTGTGCGACGGCGCCCTGGATCTGGAGAAGCTCGACGACTTTGCCCGCCGCGCGGGGGCTGTGGTCGTTTTCAAAGCCCATTTCAACGAGGACGTCCGCCCGGACGCCGCCCGGTATCGACACCTGCTTGTCTACGGGACCGGAGCCGATGTGTACCCGGCGCTCCCTCTTTTCGACCTCCTCGTCACCGATTATTCTTCCATCTTTTTCGATTACCTGCTGACCCGGAAACCGGTGGTGTTTTTCCCCTACGACTATGAAAAATACATAGTCCGCGACCGGCCGCTCATTTTCAACTACCGGGACATGACGCCGGGGCCGGTATGCTTCACCCAGCATGAATTGGAGGAAGCCATTCGTACGATCATGAGCGGTGACGATGCCTTTGCCTCCCGGCGGGAAGAAATGCTGGCCAAGGCGTTCACTTTCCCGGACGGGAACAGTTCCGAAAGGATACTCAAACTGCTGGAGACGGGATGGGAGAGTTGAGAAAGGGCCTGCGCGATTTTCTGGCCACCTTCGGCGGAAGAATCGGAGCCATGTTTCTGGGCATCCTCTCCCAGGTGATCCTGGCGCGGGTCCTGGGACCGGCCGGGAGAGGCTCTTTATATATCTGTCAGGTATACCAGTCCACCCTGGCCCTTATTTTCGCCGTCGGCTGCGACACCGCCGCCGTTTACTACGTATCCTCGCGCCGGTACTCCCTTTCCGAGGGTGTGACGTACACCCTGGTCAACGGCTCCATCTCGTCGCTGCTGGCGGTTGGGGCGGGCTGGCTGATGATTTATTCGGGACTGGAGTTCTTCGACAAAGCCTCGCCGGCCGATTTCCGGATTTCGCTGCTGCTGGTGCCGATTACCCTTTTCAGCATGGTCTTCCACACTCTCTTGACTGCCGTGGGCCGGTTCGGTGCTTTCGGCACCCTGGTCGTGATCCGCTCCCTGGTTCAAGTCGTCGCCACCATCCTGCTGGTACAGCTCGCGGGCTGGGGAGTAAGCGGAGGATTATGGGCGACTATCGCCGCCTATGCTTCCGCCCTCGCCGGAGCCTTATACATCCTGTTCGGCAGGGAACGGGCGCGACTGGTCAAGCCATGTCTCCCGCGCGCGCTGGAAATGTTTTCCTACGGAGCCCGTTATTATCTGGGAAAACTCAGCAACACCGCCAACATGCAGATCGGCCCCATCATCATCGGCTTCCTGGCCAAATCCGAAGCCGAACTCGGTTATTTTTCCGTGGCCCACCGGCTCCTGAAACAGATCGAATCCATCCCCGAAGCTCTCGTTACCACCCTTCTGCCGAGGGTGGCGGAAGCGGCCGACGGCCGCAAGCACCTGGTAGCCCAGACCGCCCGGGTGACGCTGGTGGTATGCGGAGGGATCCTTCTGGCCATAGCCCTCCTGGCGAATCCATTGATTTCCATTCTCTACGGATCCGAGTTCGCGCCCGCCGTCCCGCCTCTCCAGATCCTCTGCCTGGGGATCGGGATCAGGTGCCTGGGCAAGGTCGTCGTTCCCTACCTGGTCGGAACCAACCATCCCGGGTTCGCCTCCCTTGCCGTCGGCGCCGGCGCGGTCGTCAATATCGGGCTGCTCTTCCTCCTCATTCCCCT
The sequence above is drawn from the bacterium genome and encodes:
- a CDS encoding polysaccharide biosynthesis C-terminal domain-containing protein, whose product is MGELRKGLRDFLATFGGRIGAMFLGILSQVILARVLGPAGRGSLYICQVYQSTLALIFAVGCDTAAVYYVSSRRYSLSEGVTYTLVNGSISSLLAVGAGWLMIYSGLEFFDKASPADFRISLLLVPITLFSMVFHTLLTAVGRFGAFGTLVVIRSLVQVVATILLVQLAGWGVSGGLWATIAAYASALAGALYILFGRERARLVKPCLPRALEMFSYGARYYLGKLSNTANMQIGPIIIGFLAKSEAELGYFSVAHRLLKQIESIPEALVTTLLPRVAEAADGRKHLVAQTARVTLVVCGGILLAIALLANPLISILYGSEFAPAVPPLQILCLGIGIRCLGKVVVPYLVGTNHPGFASLAVGAGAVVNIGLLFLLIPLLQIEGAAWGMTGSYVVSTLIILYGFHHFSGVPILEMFRCRQADFADMKILMKRLRRGNRR
- a CDS encoding CDP-glycerol glycerophosphotransferase family protein encodes the protein MGRFPKKLLTFLRICAVSIFGWAILVPLSRLFPKKRGSVLFIEQAPGLFADNCKYLFLHHARTREGGVFLTRDAQTADLLRNVSLPVIRGRSLRAWGALLRAETVVVDGFSLRTGIRFFIAYGSRKIQLWHGFPLKKINLQRYPSPHSLPARTALAFWTFAGRFPLYDLLLSTSSFCTERALAGAFRARSVTDAGYPRNDVLFRSPTAEDLLGTDAAAMATLGRLKEQGKYLILYAPTFRDSGGDAVCDGALDLEKLDDFARRAGAVVVFKAHFNEDVRPDAARYRHLLVYGTGADVYPALPLFDLLVTDYSSIFFDYLLTRKPVVFFPYDYEKYIVRDRPLIFNYRDMTPGPVCFTQHELEEAIRTIMSGDDAFASRREEMLAKAFTFPDGNSSERILKLLETGWES